In Solobacterium moorei, a single genomic region encodes these proteins:
- a CDS encoding metal ABC transporter ATP-binding protein, with protein MTHLITCKNLSVGHERNKVAGPFSLEINSGDYLCVIGENGSGKSTFMKTILGLITPIEGSIEHDDSFNAKEIGYLAQQTQVQKDFPSSVEEVVLSGFVGHLGHRWFYNKKEKELAKEYMAKTGVDKLAKHCYRDLSGGQQQRTLLARALCAADKMILLDEPAAGLDPEAMQYMYDLISKLNKEGMTIVMITHDVPAVVQYANRIVRFVDGTVKEVSTDEYRKAVEKC; from the coding sequence ATGACGCATTTGATTACATGTAAAAATCTATCCGTTGGACATGAACGCAATAAAGTTGCGGGACCTTTTAGCTTGGAAATCAACAGTGGGGATTATTTATGTGTAATCGGCGAGAATGGATCTGGTAAATCCACATTCATGAAAACCATCTTAGGCTTAATCACTCCCATTGAAGGAAGCATTGAACATGATGATTCCTTCAACGCAAAAGAAATTGGTTATCTTGCGCAACAGACCCAAGTCCAAAAAGATTTCCCGTCTTCAGTTGAAGAAGTTGTTTTATCCGGTTTTGTTGGTCATCTAGGTCATCGCTGGTTCTATAACAAGAAAGAAAAAGAACTTGCAAAGGAGTACATGGCAAAGACGGGTGTCGATAAACTTGCGAAACATTGTTATCGTGATTTATCCGGCGGGCAACAACAGCGTACATTACTCGCAAGAGCACTCTGCGCTGCAGATAAGATGATTCTATTAGATGAACCTGCGGCAGGACTTGATCCAGAAGCGATGCAGTATATGTATGATTTAATTTCTAAACTAAACAAAGAAGGCATGACAATCGTGATGATTACACATGATGTGCCTGCAGTTGTGCAATATGCAAATCGCATCGTTCGCTTTGTGGATGGAACAGTGAAAGAAGTCTCCACAGATGAATATCGAAAGGCGGTGGAGAAATGCTAA
- a CDS encoding metal ABC transporter substrate-binding protein, whose product MKFKKLMTFALAAFMLAGCAPKQQQNTTKLKIVATTFPQYDWIREVIGKDNKNVDLQLLMKNGGDLHSYQPTAGDIANISDANLFVYVGGESDEWVDDALKEKTNKDMKVVNMMQTLGDDIDEEEEGLEKESEDHDHNHDDKDHDHEEIEYDEHVWLSLKRAQKIVKAIADELVELDPTNAKKYQANAEAYIAKLAALDKSYQSTVGTVENRTWIFADRMPFHYLAKDYGITTYAAFNGCSTETNASFATIVSLAKYADELGIKHIMTIEGSDKKLAKAVIENTTTKNQDILTLNSLQSVSQSDIDKGLTYYGAMEENLKVLAQSFNTEVK is encoded by the coding sequence CCAAAACAACAGCAGAACACTACAAAGTTGAAAATCGTAGCTACAACATTCCCACAGTATGATTGGATTCGTGAGGTTATCGGGAAAGATAATAAAAATGTGGACTTACAATTATTGATGAAGAATGGTGGAGACTTGCATAGTTATCAACCGACGGCAGGTGATATCGCAAATATCTCTGATGCAAATCTATTCGTATACGTTGGTGGTGAGTCTGATGAATGGGTGGATGATGCATTAAAAGAAAAGACCAACAAAGATATGAAGGTTGTTAACATGATGCAGACACTAGGTGATGACATCGATGAAGAAGAGGAAGGCTTAGAAAAAGAAAGTGAAGACCATGATCACAATCATGATGATAAAGATCATGACCATGAAGAAATTGAATATGATGAACATGTTTGGTTATCACTCAAACGTGCACAGAAAATCGTAAAAGCAATTGCAGATGAATTGGTAGAACTAGATCCAACAAATGCCAAGAAGTACCAGGCAAATGCGGAAGCATATATCGCTAAGTTAGCTGCTTTAGATAAGTCTTATCAATCAACAGTTGGTACAGTCGAAAATAGGACATGGATCTTTGCGGATCGTATGCCATTCCACTATTTAGCAAAGGATTATGGTATTACGACATATGCGGCATTTAATGGTTGTTCAACAGAGACAAATGCTAGTTTTGCGACTATCGTCAGTCTAGCAAAATACGCAGATGAATTAGGCATCAAACATATTATGACAATTGAAGGCTCTGATAAGAAACTTGCAAAAGCAGTCATTGAAAACACAACAACTAAGAATCAAGATATACTAACATTGAATTCGCTACAGTCCGTTAGTCAATCAGATATTGACAAAGGCTTAACATACTATGGCGCAATGGAAGAGAATTTAAAGGTACTAGCACAAAGCTTTAACACGGAGGTTAAATAA
- a CDS encoding metal ABC transporter permease — MLTELLRYLEYPFVRYAIVAAMLISLCSALVGVILVLKRYSYIGDGLSHVAFGAMSIALVLGMIQQKMYLVFPITTVAAILILKSGQNKRVQGDAIVGMVSTGALALGYLAMNLFPPTANISGDVCSTLFGSTSILTLSKAEVWLCVIASITVLIIFVMLYPKIFAVTFDENFSKATGLKADQINLILAVIIAVIVVLAMNLVGSLLISALVIFPALSVMQLFKSFKAVLIGAAILSEICTVTGMLVAILCSTPVGATIVTVDIIAFIICWLIRAMKA, encoded by the coding sequence ATGCTAACTGAATTATTACGCTATCTAGAATATCCCTTCGTAAGATATGCCATCGTTGCGGCGATGTTAATATCCTTATGTTCTGCACTTGTGGGTGTTATCCTTGTATTAAAGAGATATTCCTATATCGGTGATGGATTGTCCCACGTTGCCTTTGGCGCAATGTCAATCGCACTCGTACTTGGGATGATTCAACAGAAGATGTATCTTGTCTTTCCGATTACAACAGTAGCTGCTATCCTAATTCTAAAATCGGGGCAAAATAAAAGAGTCCAAGGAGATGCGATCGTTGGTATGGTTTCTACCGGTGCACTCGCACTTGGGTATCTGGCAATGAATCTATTTCCACCAACCGCCAATATCAGTGGTGATGTATGTAGTACGCTCTTTGGTTCTACATCAATCCTTACACTCTCTAAAGCGGAGGTTTGGTTATGTGTTATCGCATCTATCACCGTTCTAATTATATTTGTGATGTTGTATCCAAAGATCTTCGCAGTAACGTTTGATGAAAACTTCTCCAAGGCAACTGGCCTAAAGGCTGATCAAATTAATTTAATCTTGGCAGTTATCATTGCGGTTATCGTTGTTCTGGCGATGAATCTTGTAGGCTCCTTATTGATTTCTGCACTAGTAATCTTTCCGGCACTATCGGTAATGCAGCTGTTTAAGAGCTTTAAAGCTGTATTGATTGGTGCGGCGATTCTATCAGAAATCTGTACGGTTACAGGTATGCTTGTGGCAATTCTTTGCAGTACACCTGTAGGTGCTACGATTGTTACAGTGGATATTATTGCGTTTATTATCTGTTGGTTGATTCGTGCAATGAAAGCGTAA
- a CDS encoding transposase-like zinc-binding domain-containing protein encodes MKNNKYHSHSRRKTPWDEEEEVSDVASFVRDEYRSHYFYHHRPLSETGDSKLLNKFIPQSCPYCHGKKYKRNGHTTYGLQKYKCIDCKRNFTITTGTIFQDHKLSISEWIEYLLNLFGYSSINLNSRINKNSETTSKYWLAKIFMLLSDYQKDIILSDCVMIDETYYSVIKSDIITKDKKKLRGLSKNKYCIGIGCDDQCLYCKLEGKAKTSDTKTVQAFKEHIRPYSHLIHDDEKSHHVLVQALHLKSESYKSTYLSELNDKDNPLDKINHYCDLLKKFLNAHSGFNREELQGYLNLFSFMMNPPHNKLEKVEILLKFALNYRKTMTFRGYYMKNPY; translated from the coding sequence ATGAAAAATAATAAATATCATTCTCATTCTAGGAGAAAAACACCTTGGGATGAGGAAGAAGAAGTTAGTGATGTAGCTTCTTTTGTTCGTGATGAATATAGAAGTCATTATTTCTATCATCACCGTCCTTTAAGTGAAACAGGAGATAGTAAACTGCTAAACAAGTTCATTCCTCAATCGTGCCCGTATTGCCATGGTAAGAAGTATAAGAGAAATGGTCATACCACATATGGTCTACAGAAATATAAATGCATTGACTGCAAGAGAAATTTTACGATTACAACAGGCACTATATTTCAAGACCATAAGCTTTCAATATCCGAATGGATTGAATACTTATTAAACCTATTTGGATATAGTTCGATCAATCTGAATTCCAGGATAAATAAGAACTCAGAAACCACTTCTAAATATTGGCTTGCAAAAATCTTCATGTTATTGAGTGATTATCAAAAGGATATCATTTTAAGTGACTGTGTCATGATAGATGAAACATATTATAGTGTCATCAAGAGTGATATCATCACAAAAGATAAGAAGAAACTAAGAGGTCTTTCAAAAAATAAATATTGTATTGGGATTGGGTGTGATGACCAATGTCTGTATTGCAAATTAGAAGGAAAGGCCAAGACATCGGATACCAAAACGGTACAGGCATTTAAGGAACATATCAGACCATATTCACATTTGATTCATGACGATGAAAAATCACATCATGTCCTTGTGCAGGCATTACATCTTAAAAGTGAATCATATAAATCGACATATCTATCTGAACTTAACGATAAAGATAATCCCTTAGATAAGATCAATCATTATTGTGATTTATTAAAGAAGTTTCTAAATGCCCATTCAGGATTCAACAGAGAAGAATTACAGGGATATCTGAATCTCTTCTCCTTTATGATGAATCCACCACATAACAAGCTAGAGAAGGTTGAGATTCTATTAAAGTTTGCGCTAAATTACCGCAAAACAATGACTTTTAGAGGCTACTATATGAAGAATCCCTATTAA
- a CDS encoding Cna B-type domain-containing protein, whose translation MVKRKRKIKLLLPIMLVSLLFLGQLLSGYTAFADDQGENNSEDNEYSLNLRLFRPDFSDFDSIFATYTNYWMNDPEQKVFDRDEWALKDFLVEHELHIEGEANTVVKNMTYTAESYNWDGNISFEDIKIPYNKVEVEYYNKDDGNPVEPYLLHYDLYLKKADGKMILKIPRLAPKATYTGSIEDAKLITVKEIKIGEADPERNNVYLDGVSGDDSLDGKLGRAVKSFARAKEIATNNQKIKRIIVVGTTPIAGDISLAGTNAKILRGKDFNKYLFKVGAGKNATLTDITIDGNSDENIGIENSLVSLEDKSELNIGNNAILRNNKIKDIQNTATRGGAVNASSATINMTGGSVENNQATYGGGIYLYRSTMNFSGGTVQNNKSNLVIDYDYGKQKYSAGGGILANEGSTINMSADAKVLNNYAGEIGGGISLGSNQWGASNILKMSGGTIDGNTAGSAGGGIFVQAKYYSGGASKAYIAGGRITNNQMDASGVTEKMFGGGGIYVNGANNNYNVQGANGELYLTNVVITDNESKYEGAGYASCPISKTKIYVTNGAAIYGNKTESNVNEIYILCNKYLGLHGGDPEYDISKRMLGGVAYNWKNKDNSPLAESKHKGILSKNNEYIALHTDEKGNELTSNLEKVLISGNKSNTRGGGIGSNGTVTIGTEGTTSVSVEKKWIDDNNVNQKHPESVTVKLIANIENKEYEIENRQLSEENNWKTTFTDLPTKAGEKDITYSIKEVKVDGYTGKITGTAKDGFIVTNTRIPEKTSIQVTKAWKDGNNQDGKRPNSVKIKLLADGKEVSGKTLTLTKANNWTGSFTDLDEYKDGKKIEYTIKEDSVGKGYVSVITGSMKEGYKVTNTREPEKIKVEGKKTWNDKNNQDGKRPEEITINLLKNGTKIDSKVVKKSDDWKWKFEGLDKYENGQEITYTISEEAVEGYSTEINGYDVKNSYTPEKTSIQITKAWKDGNNQDRKRPNSVKIKLLADGKEVSGKILTLTKENNWTGSFTDLDEYKDGKKIEYTIKEDSVGKGYVSVVTGSMKEGYKVTNTREPEKIKVEGKKTWNDKNNQDGKRPEEITINLLKNGTKIDSKVVKKSDDWKWKFEGLDKYENGQEITYTISEEAVEGYSTEINGYDVKNSYTPEKTSIQVTKAWEDGNNQDGKRPNSVKIKLLADGKEVSGKILTLTKANNWTGTFTDLDEYKAGKKIEYTVKEEAVGNGYTSVVTGTAQDGYVVTNVRTPNVPPEKPNKELPKTGDGMNLSLYGWLVLISGSLLLLIGYIRKKYIK comes from the coding sequence ATGGTTAAAAGAAAGAGAAAAATTAAATTACTTTTACCTATCATGTTGGTGTCACTGCTATTTTTAGGGCAGCTGCTTTCAGGATATACAGCATTTGCAGATGATCAAGGTGAAAACAATTCTGAGGATAATGAATACAGTCTTAATCTCAGATTGTTTCGTCCTGATTTTTCCGATTTTGATAGCATATTTGCAACATACACAAATTATTGGATGAATGACCCTGAACAAAAGGTTTTTGACCGAGATGAATGGGCATTAAAAGATTTTCTTGTTGAGCATGAGCTTCATATAGAGGGAGAAGCAAATACAGTTGTAAAAAATATGACATATACGGCAGAGAGCTACAACTGGGATGGAAATATATCCTTTGAAGATATAAAGATTCCATACAACAAGGTAGAAGTAGAATATTATAATAAAGATGACGGAAATCCGGTGGAGCCATATCTACTTCATTATGATTTATATCTTAAAAAAGCCGATGGAAAAATGATTCTGAAAATTCCAAGACTTGCACCAAAGGCAACATATACAGGTTCAATCGAAGATGCAAAATTGATTACTGTAAAAGAAATTAAAATTGGCGAAGCTGATCCTGAAAGGAACAATGTATATTTAGATGGTGTTTCAGGCGATGATAGCTTAGACGGGAAATTGGGCAGAGCTGTCAAATCTTTTGCTCGGGCAAAGGAAATAGCTACTAACAATCAGAAAATAAAGAGAATTATCGTAGTTGGAACAACACCTATTGCGGGGGATATATCTCTAGCTGGAACAAATGCAAAAATACTAAGAGGAAAAGACTTCAACAAATATTTGTTTAAGGTGGGAGCTGGTAAAAATGCAACCTTAACTGATATAACAATTGATGGAAATTCTGACGAAAATATTGGTATTGAAAATTCCCTTGTAAGCCTTGAGGATAAATCAGAGCTGAATATTGGTAACAATGCTATATTAAGAAATAACAAAATAAAGGACATTCAGAACACTGCAACACGAGGTGGCGCGGTTAATGCTTCAAGTGCAACCATAAATATGACTGGTGGAAGCGTTGAAAACAATCAAGCAACATATGGTGGAGGAATTTATTTATATAGGTCCACAATGAATTTTTCCGGTGGAACTGTTCAAAATAATAAATCGAATTTGGTTATAGATTACGATTATGGTAAACAAAAGTATTCAGCTGGTGGTGGAATACTCGCAAATGAGGGATCTACTATAAATATGTCCGCTGACGCAAAGGTATTAAATAATTATGCTGGCGAAATTGGTGGTGGAATAAGCCTCGGCTCTAATCAGTGGGGTGCTTCTAATATTTTAAAAATGAGTGGTGGAACAATTGATGGTAATACAGCAGGTTCAGCCGGTGGTGGAATTTTTGTTCAAGCAAAGTATTATAGTGGGGGTGCTTCCAAGGCTTATATTGCTGGAGGAAGAATTACCAATAACCAAATGGATGCCAGTGGAGTTACCGAAAAAATGTTCGGCGGTGGTGGAATTTATGTAAATGGTGCGAATAATAATTATAATGTTCAAGGCGCTAACGGTGAGCTTTATTTAACTAATGTAGTAATTACTGACAATGAATCCAAATATGAGGGAGCGGGATATGCTTCTTGTCCAATATCAAAAACTAAAATTTATGTGACAAATGGTGCTGCTATATATGGAAATAAGACTGAATCAAATGTTAATGAAATTTATATTTTATGTAATAAGTATCTAGGGCTTCATGGGGGTGATCCAGAATATGATATTTCCAAAAGGATGTTAGGAGGAGTAGCATACAATTGGAAAAATAAGGACAATTCTCCTTTAGCTGAAAGTAAGCATAAAGGTATTCTAAGTAAGAATAATGAATATATAGCTTTACACACAGATGAAAAAGGTAATGAATTAACTTCAAATCTCGAAAAAGTATTAATTAGTGGCAACAAATCAAATACCCGAGGTGGAGGTATTGGTAGCAATGGTACTGTTACTATAGGTACAGAAGGAACGACAAGTGTGTCGGTAGAAAAGAAATGGATAGATGATAATAACGTTAATCAAAAGCACCCGGAATCAGTTACGGTTAAATTAATTGCCAATATCGAAAATAAAGAATATGAAATCGAGAATAGACAATTAAGTGAAGAAAACAATTGGAAAACAACTTTTACTGATTTACCTACTAAAGCGGGTGAAAAAGATATAACTTACTCTATAAAGGAAGTTAAAGTAGATGGGTATACTGGGAAAATCACAGGAACAGCTAAAGATGGATTTATAGTTACTAACACTAGAATACCCGAAAAGACAAGTATACAGGTAACAAAGGCTTGGAAAGATGGAAATAACCAAGACGGGAAAAGACCAAACAGTGTAAAAATCAAGTTACTAGCCGATGGAAAAGAAGTAAGTGGAAAGACATTAACTTTAACAAAGGCAAACAACTGGACAGGATCGTTTACAGACCTTGATGAGTATAAGGACGGAAAAAAGATTGAGTATACAATCAAAGAAGACTCTGTCGGAAAAGGTTATGTAAGTGTAATTACCGGAAGTATGAAAGAAGGCTATAAGGTAACAAATACAAGAGAACCTGAAAAGATAAAAGTAGAAGGTAAAAAGACTTGGAATGATAAAAACAATCAAGACGGAAAGAGACCTGAAGAAATCACAATCAATCTGTTAAAGAACGGAACAAAGATAGATTCAAAGGTTGTTAAGAAGTCAGATGATTGGAAATGGAAGTTTGAAGGACTTGATAAGTACGAAAACGGACAAGAAATAACCTATACCATTTCAGAAGAAGCAGTAGAAGGATACTCAACTGAAATCAACGGATATGATGTAAAGAACTCTTACACACCCGAAAAGACAAGTATACAGATAACAAAGGCTTGGAAAGATGGAAATAACCAAGACAGAAAAAGACCAAACAGTGTAAAAATCAAGTTACTAGCCGATGGAAAAGAAGTAAGCGGAAAGATATTAACTTTAACAAAGGAAAATAACTGGACAGGATCGTTTACAGACCTTGATGAGTATAAGGACGGAAAAAAGATTGAGTATACAATCAAAGAAGACTCTGTCGGAAAAGGTTATGTAAGTGTTGTTACAGGAAGTATGAAAGAAGGCTATAAGGTAACAAATACAAGAGAACCTGAAAAGATAAAAGTAGAAGGTAAAAAGACTTGGAATGATAAAAACAATCAAGACGGAAAGAGACCTGAAGAAATCACAATCAATCTGTTAAAGAACGGAACAAAGATAGATTCAAAGGTTGTTAAGAAGTCAGATGATTGGAAATGGAAGTTTGAAGGACTTGATAAGTACGAAAACGGACAAGAAATAACCTATACCATTTCAGAAGAAGCAGTAGAAGGATACTCAACTGAAATCAACGGATATGATGTAAAGAACTCTTACACACCCGAAAAGACAAGTATACAGGTAACAAAGGCTTGGGAAGATGGAAATAACCAAGACGGAAAAAGACCAAACAGTGTAAAAATCAAGTTACTAGCCGATGGAAAAGAAGTAAGTGGAAAGATATTAACTTTAACAAAGGCAAACAACTGGACAGGAACTTTCACAGACCTTGATGAATACAAGGCAGGCAAAAAGATTGAATACACAGTCAAGGAAGAAGCTGTAGGAAATGGTTATACAAGTGTTGTTACAGGAACAGCTCAAGACGGTTATGTAGTAACTAATGTTAGAACACCAAATGTACCGCCTGAAAAACCAAATAAAGAATTACCAAAAACAGGAGATGGAATGAATTTATCTTTATATGGGTGGCTTGTGTTAATATCAGGTTCTTTGCTGTTACTTATTGGATATATACGCAAAAAATATATAAAGTAG
- a CDS encoding ISL3 family transposase, with amino-acid sequence MAIHDFITSTLNLTSDSIQEIDAIRKEDRLFVYITLVNQHPTCPYSGGPTVSKGYIHRTYNHLPLGDTPSSIHWKRRRYTCKDCFKTFCEENPFGPEYFHQTYAVLYKIAADFQNLHLSYKDIAERYNTSVTTVQLYADSFIQVPRLTLPINLGIDELHSNMAKYGGSYLCSFVDNDARVLNELLPDRSKRTLSAHLEKIPLEERKRVLYVTIDMWEPYKQVSLKYFPNCKISVDPFHVVKHLSDGFTTLRVSLMNQVPKESPAYYLLKHFHHLLETDCFLDNEPKYNHFFRQKMNYRDLYDALLNLNPILKKAYGLKEDYRYFNRNSTYPECIEELTDLIRYFKESRLVCYSEFINLLENWFEEICNSFQRPTEDRKQSNALAESLNQKMREFIMISNGLSNFERFRARVIYALNYRIGFSLTSNIQAYNRKQKK; translated from the coding sequence ATGGCTATTCATGATTTTATCACGTCAACCTTAAATCTAACATCAGATTCAATTCAAGAAATCGATGCGATACGTAAGGAAGACCGTCTTTTTGTATATATCACACTGGTAAACCAACACCCAACCTGTCCTTACAGTGGTGGCCCTACAGTCTCTAAGGGTTATATTCATAGAACTTATAATCACCTTCCTTTAGGTGATACACCTTCTTCTATTCATTGGAAGCGTAGACGTTATACTTGTAAGGATTGTTTTAAAACATTTTGTGAAGAAAATCCTTTTGGGCCTGAATATTTCCATCAAACCTATGCTGTACTGTATAAGATTGCTGCTGACTTTCAAAATCTACATCTATCCTATAAAGATATTGCCGAAAGGTATAATACCTCGGTTACTACTGTCCAACTATATGCCGACAGTTTCATTCAAGTCCCAAGGTTAACTCTACCGATCAATCTAGGAATTGATGAGCTTCATTCTAATATGGCCAAATATGGTGGTTCATATCTATGTTCTTTTGTAGATAATGATGCTCGCGTTCTTAATGAATTATTACCCGATCGTTCAAAACGAACATTATCAGCACATCTCGAGAAGATACCTCTAGAAGAAAGAAAACGTGTCTTATATGTAACCATAGATATGTGGGAACCTTATAAACAAGTCTCTCTCAAATACTTTCCAAACTGTAAGATATCCGTCGATCCTTTCCATGTAGTCAAACATCTTTCTGATGGTTTTACTACATTACGTGTATCTTTAATGAACCAGGTTCCTAAAGAAAGTCCTGCTTACTATCTGCTCAAGCACTTTCACCACCTCTTGGAAACAGATTGCTTTCTGGATAACGAACCTAAATATAATCATTTCTTTCGTCAGAAGATGAACTATCGAGATCTATATGACGCACTTCTCAATCTCAACCCGATACTCAAAAAGGCCTATGGGTTAAAGGAAGATTATAGATATTTTAATAGAAATTCTACTTATCCAGAATGTATTGAAGAACTCACAGATTTAATTAGGTATTTTAAAGAATCTAGACTAGTATGTTATAGCGAGTTCATTAATCTATTGGAAAATTGGTTTGAAGAAATATGCAATTCATTTCAAAGACCAACAGAAGATAGAAAACAGTCTAATGCACTCGCTGAGAGCCTTAATCAAAAGATGCGAGAATTTATTATGATATCAAATGGTCTCAGTAATTTCGAAAGATTCAGAGCACGTGTAATTTATGCACTAAACTACAGGATTGGCTTCTCATTGACATCAAACATTCAAGCATACAATCGTAAACAGAAAAAATAA
- a CDS encoding IS3 family transposase (programmed frameshift) codes for MTKHSFEFKKKIVLEYLNGKGGILYLSKKYGLGSKSQLHKWVKNYKAFGNDGLLRSRENEVYSFEMKLSIVELYLTSEITYQELAIQNGIKNPATIGNWVNRFRIAGPDALKSRRKGRRKAMDKTDRKTQNKLMEEASVNTSVEHIKKLEDELLRLRIENAFFKRTEEAAFRGRGKNERMALVINSLRQKFKLKDLLSYTGMPKATYMYWQKRFDRENPDKKLEENIQEIRINNKDYGYRRIVGELRNNGYTINKKKVQRIIQKLHLQVTSYTRKSRKYSSYRGTVGRVAPNRIHRRFKTHIPHQKITTDTTEFKYYEVDKKGHMTIHKLYLDPFMDMCSGEILSYEIGKRPSAENVMNALEKAITITTDCPYRRTFHSDQGWAYQMNAYTRRLKEERIFQSMSRKGNCLDNSVMENFFGLIKQEIYYGVMYYSFDELKLKIERFINYYNEQRIKEKLGWMSPVQYRQHLLAS; via the exons ATGACAAAACACAGTTTTGAATTCAAGAAAAAAATAGTTTTAGAATATTTGAATGGTAAAGGAGGAATTCTATATCTTTCTAAAAAATATGGATTAGGCTCTAAATCCCAGCTACACAAATGGGTGAAAAACTATAAAGCATTTGGAAATGATGGTTTATTGCGCTCACGAGAAAATGAAGTTTATTCTTTCGAAATGAAACTTTCTATTGTAGAGTTGTATTTAACAAGTGAAATCACATATCAAGAGTTAGCTATACAGAATGGCATTAAGAACCCAGCTACGATTGGCAACTGGGTTAATCGCTTTCGTATAGCAGGTCCTGATGCGTTAAAATCACGCCGAAAGGGTCGAAGGAAAGCTATGGATAAGACAGATAGAAAGACTCAAAACAAACTCATGGAAGAAGCTTCTGTTAATACAAGTGTAGAACATATAAAGAAATTAGAAGATGAACTTCTTCGGTTAAGAATAGAGAATGCATTTT TTAAAAGAACTGAGGAGGCTGCGTTTAGAGGACGAGGAAAAAATGAGAGAATGGCACTCGTCATCAACAGTCTCCGACAAAAGTTCAAACTAAAAGACCTTCTCTCTTATACCGGAATGCCAAAAGCGACATATATGTATTGGCAAAAGAGATTTGATAGAGAAAATCCTGATAAAAAGCTTGAAGAAAACATACAAGAAATTCGTATAAATAATAAGGATTATGGCTACCGTAGAATCGTTGGAGAACTTCGCAACAATGGATATACCATTAATAAAAAGAAAGTACAGAGAATCATACAAAAGCTTCACTTACAGGTAACGTCTTATACTCGCAAAAGCAGAAAATACAGTTCTTATAGAGGAACAGTTGGAAGAGTTGCGCCTAATAGAATTCACAGACGCTTCAAGACACATATACCGCATCAGAAAATAACAACTGATACAACTGAATTCAAGTATTATGAAGTCGATAAAAAGGGTCATATGACAATACATAAGCTTTATCTAGATCCATTTATGGATATGTGTAGTGGTGAGATACTTAGTTACGAAATTGGTAAGAGACCTTCTGCAGAAAACGTGATGAATGCCTTGGAGAAAGCTATTACAATCACTACAGACTGCCCATATAGAAGAACATTTCATTCTGATCAAGGATGGGCATATCAGATGAACGCTTATACACGTAGATTAAAAGAAGAAAGAATCTTCCAGAGTATGTCTCGAAAAGGAAACTGCCTTGATAACTCAGTTATGGAAAATTTCTTTGGACTGATTAAACAAGAAATATACTATGGAGTCATGTACTATAGTTTCGATGAACTGAAGTTAAAAATAGAAAGATTTATAAATTATTACAATGAGCAGCGAATAAAAGAAAAGTTAGGATGGATGAGTCCTGTTCAATACAGACAACATCTTCTAGCTTCATAA